One genomic region from Saprospiraceae bacterium encodes:
- a CDS encoding methyltransferase, with protein sequence MSEIKPFAFKQFKIHQDKVPMKVGTDGVLVGAWADLTAITQVLDIGTGSGLIALMMAQRLPSTARVHAIDVDEKAILQAKDNFDASPWPSKMEVYHQSIQDFARATDHRFDLIISNPPFFTGGMLSGRTPRDEARHTIKLPHGDLLWAVSKLLKPDGHLAIILPYLQGLRFIEISESYKLYPRRITEVKSKPEKSIERLLIQFGRQRTVTVMEELLIHNHENEYSEQYKSITKDFYLNF encoded by the coding sequence ATGTCTGAGATCAAACCATTTGCGTTTAAACAATTTAAGATACATCAGGACAAAGTCCCGATGAAGGTTGGTACCGATGGTGTCCTCGTCGGCGCCTGGGCAGACCTCACCGCTATTACACAAGTCCTGGATATCGGCACCGGTTCGGGGTTGATCGCACTAATGATGGCGCAGAGACTTCCTTCGACTGCCAGGGTCCATGCCATCGATGTGGATGAAAAAGCCATCTTGCAGGCAAAGGATAATTTTGATGCTTCTCCCTGGCCTTCAAAAATGGAGGTATATCACCAATCTATACAAGATTTTGCCAGGGCCACCGACCACCGTTTTGATTTGATCATCAGCAATCCTCCTTTTTTTACCGGAGGTATGCTATCGGGCAGGACACCACGCGATGAAGCCAGGCATACGATAAAATTGCCTCACGGGGACTTATTGTGGGCTGTAAGTAAATTGTTAAAGCCGGATGGTCATCTTGCCATTATCCTTCCCTATCTGCAAGGCCTCCGTTTTATAGAGATATCTGAGTCCTACAAATTGTATCCACGCCGCATCACCGAAGTCAAATCAAAGCCTGAAAAATCAATAGAACGATTATTGATTCAATTTGGCAGGCAGCGGACAGTGACAGTTATGGAGGAATTATTGATCCACAACCACGAAAACGAATATTCAGAACAATATAAATCCATCACAAAAGACTTCTACCTGAACTTCTAA
- a CDS encoding T9SS type A sorting domain-containing protein, producing MKSHISYLIIVGILFLNLNAGRTQTCYLSCNDHVHASLPSDNCFRSFDVEDFLQNPDPACSTYSLNIVHPYGTSQLDSNKVDASHLGYTIVFQVKNGGNSCWGYVTIEDKAPPQPFCKNSTISCFQFNKISELNKVVVDNCSEEGKSIIEKLIWQDYACDSVGITGKVIRTIRTIDPWGNSGACTDTLRIRKDSFPLIKCPDMINLACIMLCKKAGNKESKDDPANFDTFTFSSNKFDANYPSPEKLIELQKRDTFKSNVNKCIPANLRVVPFIKDSVFKFINGVCTLVDTCVSMYPSTGILCKMLLRYDDLIFPVCGNGFKVRREWTFTNWCTGQDTICVQYINVEDKVAPIVKTNFTIPFRQKGRRLEMVIPGYRLNVATNAHDCYATFCLDSLKTDDCSLHHQTYSVTYPDPSRNGSLTTKAGTLKDCMTLPGSPNNYLLSDNLPFTKAGFEDFTMPRNCFPIFIQAQDECFNTTNSDLKIIDSRSSRIVYQAPFGYAGVALVCITDETPPNPVCIKTLQTTIDPEQCWSRIYAADLDKGSKDNCCDILHFAVANMDSVVYYRSKYAKQMEDSCGKELYWKYKPFHDEFIENWINCYVFKDYVDLTECNQNQLILRAYEACGVPRYDDHIYTCGAHSWFCYNTYPAFMLWHNYLKIKSNQDVCTGTFPWYCRNKHLSLMSSLLSDPKELWIPKYPGSTRLILYPELPIETAYCFPEFYFEAAPLSGTDAPNAPGNTCSKRLYSDCMVTVLVDDKTPPVAINPQDKFWYCDNVSSDEDDRYEYARCDDESWSMDNAKDKMCTDEKGIPYNQIESIKENDAYAADTIDPTGKFYGWYGCNIYGGAHPDEHGGLISCPSTMNSWAPVYCRSWLILDSTDAAGKVNPLQQFDTPILHNGNPGNADAGNGHFYIWDNCWMNLSSLDSTDVSYFDNCGNGWIKRTWTAKDKCGNSVSVDQKITTKHRSDFEVLFPQDKMTLCGNMEDISPEAIGRPIIMDDECELVGVNYEDQQFDIVPDACYKIIRTWRIVDWCKFDPNQHNRDQDIIVDDRKVADAVKRPCVYRHVKDNGDGFVTYSQIILIKDTIRPSITIKDTTICFYDNSCLLASVFIPFSASDNCTAPGLISYRWELDETPSASDLANKTYNKSSIDKVSRGNESSLNTLHKIGVSLVHVIAEDNCGNEDTTTFALTVRDCKKPTPYCYNGIATVIMPSTGTIKVWAKDLDAGSYDNCTSRANLKFTFGPNKGDSCQSFNCKNIPNGVSFTNEVDIYVWDEAGNVDFCRTFVNIQDGSGDVCDDANSIMSSISGNIRTQSAEPVEQVNVEARASFYMPAFKTSTTGYYAFTNLPLNSNLVLKPTKSDNPTNGVSTIDLLKIQKHILGLDPIKDPYTLVAADINNDKDINTNDLIELRKVILNIYDAFPSNTSWRFVPKSFQFNAATPFDFPEKIDIASLSSDEINRDFVGIKTGDINNTVIAHSLLGAESRGAVASLTFKLVDQNLKKGESKEINFYADDFNSIQAFQFTMSHPDLEILGVQGKAIKMDQRNFGSFNDAMTTSWNRVDRTSILADEALFSITVKAKKDLTLSNQMTINSRITRAESYDGQEALGVALKFGSENNKSDNRFVLYQNTPNPFQSVTRISFELPGAQPVQIVITDLTGKVIFKQDLNGKKGFNQWTLDKQLSGSGIYYYTLAAKGFKDSKKMILVQ from the coding sequence GTGAAGAGTCATATCAGCTATTTAATAATTGTAGGTATATTATTTCTTAATTTAAATGCAGGTCGCACTCAAACTTGCTATTTATCCTGCAATGATCATGTGCATGCATCCCTTCCTTCGGATAATTGTTTTCGATCATTTGATGTAGAAGATTTTTTGCAAAATCCCGATCCTGCATGTAGCACGTACTCTCTAAACATAGTCCATCCTTACGGTACCAGTCAGCTGGACAGCAACAAAGTAGATGCATCTCATCTGGGTTATACCATCGTATTCCAGGTAAAAAATGGAGGCAATAGTTGCTGGGGATATGTCACTATCGAGGACAAAGCACCACCGCAACCTTTCTGTAAAAACAGCACTATTTCATGTTTTCAATTTAACAAAATTTCAGAACTCAATAAGGTCGTAGTCGATAATTGCTCCGAAGAAGGAAAATCAATCATCGAAAAGTTAATTTGGCAAGACTATGCCTGCGACTCTGTGGGCATCACCGGCAAAGTGATTAGAACGATTCGCACCATCGATCCCTGGGGAAATAGTGGCGCTTGTACAGATACCCTTAGAATCCGTAAAGATTCTTTCCCATTGATCAAATGCCCGGATATGATCAATCTGGCTTGTATTATGCTTTGTAAAAAAGCAGGCAATAAAGAATCAAAAGATGATCCTGCCAATTTTGATACTTTCACATTTTCCTCTAATAAATTCGATGCCAATTATCCATCCCCTGAAAAACTTATCGAACTCCAAAAAAGGGACACTTTTAAAAGCAATGTCAATAAATGCATTCCTGCAAACCTTAGAGTCGTTCCATTTATAAAAGACAGTGTATTCAAATTTATCAATGGAGTCTGCACTTTAGTTGATACTTGTGTATCGATGTATCCTTCCACAGGAATCTTGTGCAAAATGTTATTGAGATATGACGACTTGATTTTTCCGGTTTGTGGCAACGGCTTTAAAGTAAGAAGAGAATGGACCTTTACCAATTGGTGTACCGGACAAGACACCATATGCGTACAATATATCAATGTAGAAGATAAAGTCGCACCCATCGTCAAAACCAATTTCACTATCCCATTCAGACAGAAAGGCAGAAGACTGGAGATGGTCATCCCTGGATATAGACTCAACGTAGCTACCAATGCTCACGATTGTTATGCAACCTTCTGCCTGGATAGTCTCAAGACTGACGATTGTTCATTACATCATCAGACTTATTCAGTCACTTATCCGGACCCATCCCGCAATGGATCATTGACTACCAAAGCAGGTACTTTAAAAGATTGTATGACCTTACCTGGCAGTCCAAACAATTATCTTTTAAGTGATAATCTACCTTTTACTAAAGCAGGGTTTGAGGATTTTACCATGCCGCGCAACTGTTTTCCAATATTTATTCAAGCTCAGGACGAATGTTTCAATACCACCAACAGTGATCTCAAAATAATAGACAGCCGAAGCAGTCGTATTGTATACCAGGCTCCATTCGGCTATGCGGGTGTAGCGCTGGTTTGTATTACGGATGAGACTCCTCCCAATCCTGTTTGCATTAAAACTTTACAGACGACTATAGATCCTGAACAATGCTGGAGCCGTATATACGCCGCTGATCTGGACAAAGGCAGTAAAGATAATTGTTGCGATATTCTTCATTTTGCAGTAGCCAACATGGATTCTGTAGTTTACTATCGTAGCAAATATGCCAAACAAATGGAAGATTCATGTGGTAAAGAACTTTATTGGAAATACAAACCATTCCATGATGAATTCATTGAAAACTGGATTAATTGTTATGTTTTTAAAGATTACGTAGACCTGACCGAATGCAATCAAAATCAACTCATACTTAGAGCGTACGAAGCCTGTGGTGTGCCGAGATATGATGACCATATCTATACTTGTGGTGCTCATTCATGGTTTTGTTACAATACCTACCCAGCCTTCATGCTTTGGCATAACTATCTGAAAATCAAATCTAATCAGGATGTTTGTACTGGTACATTTCCTTGGTATTGCAGAAACAAGCATCTCTCCTTGATGTCTTCACTTCTGTCCGATCCCAAAGAATTGTGGATTCCAAAATATCCAGGCTCCACCCGGCTTATTTTATATCCTGAGCTCCCAATCGAAACAGCTTATTGCTTCCCTGAGTTTTATTTTGAAGCAGCACCGCTCAGTGGCACAGATGCGCCTAACGCTCCCGGCAATACTTGTAGCAAACGACTGTATAGCGACTGTATGGTCACCGTATTGGTAGATGACAAAACGCCACCCGTGGCCATCAATCCCCAGGACAAATTTTGGTATTGTGACAATGTATCTTCTGACGAGGATGACAGATATGAATATGCCAGATGTGATGACGAATCCTGGTCTATGGACAACGCAAAAGATAAAATGTGTACGGATGAAAAAGGTATACCCTATAATCAAATAGAATCGATTAAAGAAAATGACGCTTATGCTGCAGATACCATAGATCCTACAGGCAAATTTTATGGCTGGTATGGATGCAATATCTACGGTGGAGCGCATCCGGATGAGCACGGAGGATTGATCTCCTGCCCATCTACGATGAACTCCTGGGCTCCGGTATACTGCCGTAGCTGGTTGATACTGGATTCTACCGATGCAGCAGGCAAAGTAAACCCTTTGCAACAGTTTGATACTCCAATATTGCACAATGGCAATCCTGGAAATGCTGATGCTGGTAATGGCCATTTTTATATCTGGGACAATTGTTGGATGAATCTCTCCAGCCTGGATTCTACCGATGTATCCTATTTTGACAATTGTGGTAATGGTTGGATCAAACGAACCTGGACAGCCAAAGACAAATGCGGCAATTCAGTCTCTGTCGATCAAAAAATCACTACCAAGCATCGTTCAGACTTTGAAGTTCTGTTTCCTCAGGACAAAATGACCCTTTGTGGCAATATGGAAGACATTTCTCCTGAAGCCATCGGCAGACCTATCATCATGGACGATGAATGTGAACTTGTAGGAGTCAATTATGAAGATCAGCAATTTGATATCGTGCCTGATGCTTGTTACAAGATTATTCGGACCTGGCGTATAGTAGATTGGTGCAAATTTGATCCCAACCAACATAATCGTGATCAGGACATCATCGTAGATGACCGTAAAGTAGCTGATGCAGTGAAAAGACCTTGTGTATACCGACATGTAAAAGACAATGGCGATGGGTTTGTAACTTACTCTCAGATCATTCTGATTAAAGATACGATCCGTCCTTCCATTACTATTAAAGACACGACTATCTGTTTTTATGACAACAGCTGTCTGTTAGCGTCTGTATTCATTCCTTTCAGTGCTTCAGATAATTGCACTGCACCTGGATTGATATCTTATCGATGGGAGTTGGATGAAACGCCGAGTGCCAGCGACCTTGCAAATAAAACTTATAATAAAAGCAGTATAGATAAAGTGTCTCGTGGCAATGAATCATCACTCAATACTTTGCACAAAATCGGCGTATCTCTCGTGCATGTGATCGCGGAGGACAACTGTGGCAATGAAGACACGACTACTTTTGCTCTTACGGTCAGAGATTGTAAAAAACCCACACCCTATTGTTACAATGGCATCGCTACAGTGATCATGCCTTCTACCGGTACGATTAAGGTATGGGCCAAAGATCTTGATGCAGGCAGTTATGACAATTGTACTTCGAGGGCTAATCTCAAATTTACTTTTGGACCGAATAAAGGAGATAGTTGTCAATCATTTAATTGTAAAAATATACCCAATGGGGTCTCTTTCACCAATGAAGTAGACATCTATGTGTGGGATGAAGCAGGCAATGTGGATTTTTGCAGAACTTTTGTCAATATTCAGGATGGTAGTGGCGATGTATGTGATGATGCGAATAGTATCATGAGCAGTATCTCCGGAAATATCCGTACTCAAAGCGCAGAGCCTGTTGAGCAAGTAAATGTCGAAGCCAGGGCTAGTTTTTATATGCCTGCTTTCAAAACCAGCACGACCGGATATTATGCATTCACCAACCTGCCTTTAAACAGTAATTTGGTGCTGAAACCTACTAAATCAGACAATCCAACCAATGGGGTGAGCACGATCGACTTATTAAAAATACAAAAACACATTTTAGGATTGGATCCTATCAAAGATCCATACACCCTGGTCGCTGCAGATATAAACAATGACAAGGACATCAACACCAACGATTTAATAGAACTGAGAAAGGTCATCCTCAATATTTATGATGCTTTTCCTTCTAATACCAGTTGGAGATTTGTTCCTAAATCATTCCAATTTAATGCAGCCACACCATTTGATTTTCCTGAAAAAATCGATATCGCATCTTTGAGTTCAGATGAGATCAATCGTGACTTTGTCGGCATCAAGACAGGAGATATCAATAACACGGTTATAGCGCATTCACTCTTAGGGGCAGAATCCAGGGGTGCTGTAGCATCGTTGACTTTTAAGTTAGTTGATCAAAATTTGAAAAAAGGCGAATCTAAGGAAATCAACTTTTATGCAGATGATTTTAATTCGATCCAGGCTTTCCAGTTTACGATGAGTCACCCCGACCTTGAAATCCTGGGGGTTCAGGGAAAGGCCATTAAAATGGATCAAAGAAACTTTGGTTCTTTTAATGATGCGATGACTACCAGTTGGAATAGAGTCGACCGAACTTCAATTCTCGCAGATGAGGCGCTGTTCTCCATCACGGTCAAAGCGAAAAAAGACCTCACACTCAGCAATCAAATGACTATCAACTCCAGAATCACCCGGGCTGAATCCTATGACGGACAAGAAGCCCTTGGGGTTGCTTTGAAATTTGGATCTGAAAACAATAAGTCAGATAATCGCTTTGTGTTATATCAAAATACCCCTAATCCATTCCAGTCAGTTACCCGAATCTCTTTTGAGTTGCCTGGTGCACAACCAGTGCAAATCGTCATCACCGACCTGACGGGAAAAGTTATTTTCAAACAAGATCTGAATGGCAAAAAAGGCTTTAATCAGTGGACACTGGACAAACAACTTTCCGGATCAGGTATCTACTATTACACATTAGCAGCAAAAGGCTTCAAAGACAGTAAAAAAATGATTTTAGTTCAATAA
- a CDS encoding DNA-binding protein, with product MHITFEELRQIKHMLPTGGVSKIAHDLNLDEQTVRNYFGAKKFVDGKIIDQHIQPGPNGGIVELEDTSILNLAKELIEHDSSSVV from the coding sequence ATGCACATCACATTTGAAGAATTGCGCCAGATTAAGCACATGCTGCCTACCGGTGGAGTATCAAAAATTGCACATGATCTCAATCTGGACGAACAGACCGTCAGAAATTATTTTGGTGCCAAAAAGTTTGTAGATGGTAAAATTATAGATCAGCATATTCAACCCGGACCGAATGGAGGCATTGTAGAATTAGAGGACACTTCTATTTTAAATCTGGCCAAAGAACTGATAGAGCACGATTCCAGCTCTGTCGTTTAA
- a CDS encoding 1,4-alpha-glucan branching protein, whose product MFRSIPSLAGSNIYELNVRQYTAAGTFQALKPHLPRLRSMGIDILWFMPITPISLKERKGSLGSYYAAGDYTSINPEFGTMEDFVSLVDAAHQLGFKVIIDWVANHTGWDHTWTRSHPEYYVRNQQGSFYEKNGWEDVIDLDHQNPLMQDAMIDAMKYWVEKAGIDGFRCDMAMLVPLEFWIKARGTLDGIRPLIWLAECEDQRYFEAFDMLYAWEWMHLTRSVAHGGHRSSLEGLLAKYKQYTVDHKRQLFFTSNHDENSWNGTEYERYGALAKSFAALSILIPIGIPLIYAGQELPLMHRLKFFDKDCIPFDDGEMALHSFYQCLLLLRANNPIFSSMAQDQDWAINTLTEDDQVFTMHLGKGKHHEVIVLMNLSAENKEINLNNKKLGDRYKNVFTQQEFYPNTAQYMILSGAGINVYERSDSH is encoded by the coding sequence ATGTTTAGATCCATACCATCTCTTGCCGGAAGCAATATCTATGAATTGAATGTGCGGCAATATACTGCAGCAGGAACATTTCAAGCCCTGAAGCCCCATCTGCCCAGGCTCAGATCCATGGGGATCGATATCCTGTGGTTTATGCCTATCACCCCTATATCGCTGAAAGAACGGAAAGGTAGTCTGGGCAGTTATTATGCAGCAGGTGATTATACTTCGATCAATCCTGAATTTGGGACTATGGAGGATTTTGTATCCCTGGTAGATGCTGCTCATCAATTGGGATTTAAAGTGATCATCGATTGGGTAGCTAACCATACCGGCTGGGATCATACCTGGACGCGATCACATCCTGAATATTATGTCAGAAATCAACAAGGTTCTTTTTATGAAAAAAATGGCTGGGAAGATGTGATAGACCTGGATCATCAGAATCCACTCATGCAGGATGCTATGATCGATGCTATGAAATATTGGGTAGAAAAGGCCGGTATCGATGGATTTCGCTGCGATATGGCTATGCTGGTGCCGCTGGAGTTTTGGATTAAAGCCAGGGGCACACTGGATGGCATCAGGCCTTTGATTTGGCTGGCAGAATGTGAAGATCAACGATATTTTGAGGCGTTCGATATGCTGTATGCCTGGGAGTGGATGCATCTCACCCGTTCTGTCGCACATGGAGGTCATCGAAGTAGTTTAGAAGGGTTGCTGGCTAAATACAAACAATACACGGTGGACCATAAAAGGCAATTGTTTTTCACTTCTAATCATGATGAAAATAGTTGGAATGGAACCGAATATGAGCGCTATGGTGCCCTGGCCAAATCTTTTGCCGCCCTATCCATCCTGATACCGATAGGCATACCGTTGATCTATGCTGGACAAGAACTGCCTTTGATGCATAGATTGAAGTTTTTTGACAAAGACTGTATACCTTTTGATGATGGTGAAATGGCTTTGCATTCTTTTTACCAATGTTTGCTACTATTGAGAGCTAACAATCCGATATTTTCTTCCATGGCTCAGGATCAGGATTGGGCGATAAATACGCTGACAGAAGATGATCAGGTATTCACAATGCACCTGGGCAAGGGAAAGCACCACGAAGTCATTGTATTAATGAATTTGAGTGCAGAAAACAAAGAAATAAACTTAAATAATAAAAAGTTGGGTGACCGTTATAAAAATGTTTTTACCCAACAGGAATTTTATCCAAATACAGCCCAATATATGATACTGAGCGGGGCTGGCATAAATGTCTATGAAAGATCAGACAGTCATTAA
- a CDS encoding AAA family ATPase, whose translation MSSTRFEPLALTADFRNCLSILEQTDDSYFITGKAGTGKSTLLQLFKDTTRKKIAVIAPTGIAALNVRGQIIHSFFGFLSYPLHRSQIHRVLKHQLYERLVTLVIDEISMVRADMLDQIDYFLRINRGSEEPFGGVQMIFFGDLYQLPPVLSSSSEREALQQKYETPYFYSAQVFGDHFDVKMIELHHVYRQEEYNFIQLLDRIRTRQFDYDDLEEINQRAHNKSLTDQYVITLSTTNAIADRINTLRLQAIDLPIFTYHAEIEGEFNKSSYPTDPVLILKEGAQVMFVRNDPSKAFVNGSIGKIASLSKEKILVELDRQGSTKTIELFPFEWHIIKYKLNKEKELETEVIGTFRHYPIKLAWAITIHKSQGKTFDHIHIDLGHGAFEYGQTYVALSRCRTLGGVVLSKPLRPNDILVDPRINEFYEMMKKIPLSSFKPWLNNG comes from the coding sequence TTGTCTTCGACAAGATTCGAACCCTTAGCACTCACCGCTGATTTCAGAAATTGCCTTTCTATACTCGAGCAGACTGATGACTCCTATTTTATCACCGGCAAAGCAGGCACCGGCAAATCTACCCTCCTGCAACTTTTTAAAGATACTACCCGCAAAAAAATTGCAGTCATAGCCCCAACCGGGATCGCAGCTTTAAATGTTAGAGGTCAGATCATCCATAGTTTTTTTGGGTTCCTTTCCTATCCGCTTCATCGATCGCAGATCCATCGGGTTTTAAAACATCAATTGTACGAAAGGTTGGTGACGCTCGTCATAGACGAAATATCTATGGTGAGAGCCGACATGCTGGATCAGATAGATTATTTTTTACGAATCAACAGAGGCAGTGAGGAGCCTTTCGGAGGTGTCCAAATGATCTTTTTTGGAGACCTTTACCAATTACCTCCGGTCCTTTCCTCTTCGTCAGAGCGGGAGGCGCTCCAGCAAAAATATGAAACACCTTATTTCTATTCTGCACAGGTATTTGGAGATCATTTTGATGTAAAGATGATTGAACTCCATCATGTATATCGCCAGGAAGAATATAATTTTATTCAGTTACTTGATCGCATCCGTACACGCCAGTTTGATTATGATGATCTGGAAGAAATCAACCAGCGGGCACATAATAAAAGTCTTACAGATCAATATGTCATCACCTTATCTACGACCAATGCTATCGCAGATCGCATCAATACACTCCGATTGCAGGCTATCGACCTGCCAATCTTTACATACCATGCAGAGATCGAAGGAGAGTTTAATAAATCCAGCTACCCGACCGATCCTGTGCTGATACTTAAAGAAGGCGCCCAGGTCATGTTTGTTCGCAATGATCCTTCTAAAGCCTTTGTAAACGGCAGTATTGGCAAAATTGCCTCACTAAGTAAAGAAAAGATCCTGGTAGAGCTCGACAGGCAAGGCTCCACTAAAACCATCGAATTATTTCCTTTCGAATGGCATATCATCAAATATAAACTCAATAAAGAAAAAGAACTGGAGACAGAAGTCATCGGAACCTTTCGGCACTACCCTATCAAACTAGCCTGGGCCATCACCATCCACAAAAGTCAGGGCAAAACATTTGATCATATCCATATAGATCTTGGTCATGGTGCCTTTGAGTATGGACAGACCTACGTGGCACTATCGCGATGTCGCACGCTAGGCGGGGTCGTGCTCAGCAAACCCCTGCGGCCCAATGATATCCTGGTCGATCCCCGAATCAATGAATTTTACGAAATGATGAAAAAAATCCCTTTATCTTCTTTCAAGCCCTGGTTAAACAACGGTTGA
- a CDS encoding tRNA-(ms[2]io[6]A)-hydroxylase, translating to MKLSLDVAIPSPTAWVEKVLEHFDTFLQDHADCERKASAMALSMVAKYPDRNEIIPDLIDTALEELDHFKQVFEIMRSRGVSLLSSMPEDPYIKSLLALMKTPVMQRFLDRLLIGSLVEMRGAERFRLIEENLIDPELKRFYKMLWVSEAKHGNIYVKMALNYFPSEEVYARLAWWVEQEGNIIQGLPIRAALH from the coding sequence ATGAAGCTGAGCCTGGATGTAGCTATACCCAGTCCAACCGCCTGGGTAGAAAAAGTATTGGAGCATTTTGATACTTTTCTTCAAGACCATGCTGATTGCGAACGCAAGGCCAGTGCCATGGCCTTAAGTATGGTGGCAAAATATCCTGATCGCAACGAGATCATCCCGGACCTCATCGATACCGCGCTGGAGGAGCTGGATCATTTTAAACAAGTCTTTGAGATCATGCGGTCGAGGGGAGTTTCCCTGTTGTCATCCATGCCGGAAGACCCATATATCAAATCCTTGTTAGCTTTGATGAAAACACCGGTCATGCAGCGATTCCTGGACAGGCTGCTGATCGGCTCCCTCGTCGAAATGAGAGGTGCAGAAAGGTTCCGCCTCATTGAAGAAAACCTCATTGACCCGGAGCTAAAGCGGTTTTACAAAATGCTCTGGGTATCAGAAGCCAAACATGGCAATATATATGTCAAAATGGCCCTCAATTATTTTCCGTCGGAGGAGGTATATGCGAGGTTGGCCTGGTGGGTAGAGCAGGAAGGCAACATCATACAGGGGCTGCCTATCCGTGCTGCCTTACACTAA
- the ald gene encoding alanine dehydrogenase, whose product MKIGIPKEIKSNENRVAVTPAGVMELTKRGHQVIIQSSAGEGSGYSDADYVQAGATILPTIEATYGAAEMILKVKEPIALEYPLIQSHHLVFTYFHFASGEALTRAMIQNKATCLAYETVEAPDRSLPLLVPMSEVAGRMSIQQGAKYLEKPSKGRGVLLGGVPGVPPARVLILGGGIVGTQAAKMAAGLGAQVTILDVNLNRLRYLEDILPANVTTMYSNEYNIRRLIPDHDLIVGAVLIPGAKAPHLITRDMLGLMRQGTVLVDVAVDQGGCIETCKPTTHDDPIYLIDGIVHYCVANMPGAVPYTSTIALTNATLPYAIELANKGWNRACIDNLGLRRGLNIVEGKVVYQGVADAFGLPYDPVETVLAP is encoded by the coding sequence ATGAAAATCGGTATACCTAAAGAAATCAAAAGCAATGAAAACCGTGTCGCAGTCACTCCTGCCGGCGTCATGGAGCTCACCAAGCGTGGCCACCAAGTCATCATCCAGTCCTCGGCCGGAGAAGGCAGTGGTTATTCTGATGCCGATTATGTCCAGGCAGGTGCGACCATCCTTCCTACGATAGAGGCCACTTATGGCGCAGCTGAGATGATTTTAAAAGTGAAAGAACCCATTGCCCTTGAATATCCCTTGATCCAGTCTCACCATCTCGTATTTACCTATTTTCATTTTGCCTCCGGCGAGGCTTTGACCAGAGCCATGATTCAAAATAAAGCGACCTGCCTGGCTTATGAGACGGTCGAGGCTCCTGATAGGTCTCTCCCTCTCCTGGTACCGATGTCAGAGGTAGCAGGCCGCATGTCTATTCAGCAGGGCGCCAAGTATCTGGAAAAACCTTCCAAGGGCAGAGGAGTTCTGCTAGGTGGAGTTCCCGGTGTACCCCCTGCCAGGGTTCTGATCCTGGGAGGAGGTATTGTAGGTACCCAGGCTGCTAAGATGGCCGCAGGATTAGGCGCCCAGGTCACTATCCTGGATGTCAACCTCAACCGGCTGCGTTACCTCGAAGACATTTTACCTGCCAATGTCACCACTATGTATAGCAATGAGTACAATATCCGTCGTCTCATCCCCGATCATGACCTGATAGTCGGAGCTGTACTCATACCAGGGGCCAAAGCGCCCCACCTGATCACCAGGGATATGCTCGGACTGATGAGACAAGGGACTGTCTTGGTCGATGTAGCTGTAGATCAGGGCGGATGCATCGAGACCTGCAAGCCTACCACCCACGACGATCCAATCTATCTCATCGATGGTATTGTGCACTATTGCGTGGCCAATATGCCCGGAGCCGTACCCTACACCTCAACCATAGCTTTGACCAACGCTACCCTGCCCTATGCCATTGAGTTAGCCAATAAAGGCTGGAATCGAGCTTGTATCGACAATCTGGGCTTGAGAAGAGGGCTTAATATCGTAGAAGGCAAGGTAGTCTACCAGGGAGTCGCCGATGCTTTCGGACTTCCCTACGATCCGGTCGAAACCGTGCTTGCTCCCTGA